In a single window of the Saccharothrix australiensis genome:
- the der gene encoding ribosome biogenesis GTPase Der has product MTDLDGTWADESDWTAFDGGSGDGDEVAIVPQPVLAVVGRPNVGKSTLVNRIIGRREAVVQDVPGVTRDRVAYDALWNGRKFTVVDTGGWEPDATGMMASVAAQAELAIATADAILFVVDATVGATTTDEAAVKVLRRSKRPVLLVANKVDDERLMAEVASLWSLGLGEPIPVSGLHGRGSGDMLDKILAALPETPRDTFASTAGGPRRVALVGRPNVGKSSLLNRLTGEERSVVDAVAGTTVDPVDSLVELDDEVWRFVDTAGLRKRVNFASGAEYYASLRTKAAIESAEVAIVLLDASEPISEQDLRVLTMVVESGRACVLAFNKWDLVDEDRRNAMVRELERGLVRVPWAERVNISALTGRAVRKLAPALRTALTSWDTRVPTGRLNSWLNDLIQATPPPVRGGKQPKVLFATQAGTRPPTFVLFTTGFLEAGYRRFIERRLREEFGFEGSPVRISVRVREKRPKK; this is encoded by the coding sequence ATGACGGACTTGGACGGCACCTGGGCGGACGAGTCCGACTGGACCGCGTTCGACGGCGGTTCCGGCGACGGTGACGAGGTCGCGATCGTCCCGCAGCCGGTGCTGGCCGTCGTCGGCCGGCCGAACGTGGGCAAGTCGACGCTGGTCAACCGCATCATCGGCCGTCGCGAGGCGGTCGTGCAGGACGTGCCGGGCGTGACCCGCGACCGCGTCGCCTACGACGCGCTGTGGAACGGCCGGAAGTTCACCGTCGTCGACACCGGCGGCTGGGAGCCCGACGCCACCGGCATGATGGCGTCGGTCGCCGCGCAGGCCGAGCTGGCCATCGCCACCGCCGACGCGATCCTGTTCGTGGTCGACGCGACGGTCGGCGCGACCACCACCGACGAGGCCGCCGTGAAGGTGCTGCGGCGCTCCAAGCGGCCCGTGCTGCTGGTGGCGAACAAGGTGGACGACGAGCGGCTCATGGCCGAGGTCGCGTCGCTGTGGTCGCTGGGCCTGGGCGAGCCGATCCCGGTCAGCGGCCTGCACGGGCGCGGGTCCGGCGACATGCTGGACAAGATCCTCGCGGCGCTGCCCGAGACCCCGCGCGACACGTTCGCGTCGACCGCGGGCGGTCCCCGGCGCGTCGCCCTGGTCGGCCGGCCGAACGTGGGCAAGTCGTCGCTGCTCAACCGCCTGACGGGGGAGGAGCGCTCGGTCGTCGACGCGGTCGCGGGCACCACCGTGGACCCGGTGGACTCGCTGGTGGAGCTGGACGACGAGGTGTGGCGGTTCGTGGACACCGCCGGCCTGCGCAAGCGGGTGAACTTCGCGTCCGGGGCCGAGTACTACGCGTCGCTGCGCACCAAGGCCGCGATCGAGTCCGCCGAGGTGGCGATCGTGCTGCTGGACGCGTCCGAGCCGATCAGCGAGCAGGACCTGCGGGTGCTGACGATGGTCGTGGAGTCGGGCCGGGCGTGCGTGCTGGCGTTCAACAAGTGGGACCTGGTGGACGAGGACCGGCGCAACGCGATGGTGCGCGAGCTGGAGCGGGGCCTCGTGCGCGTGCCGTGGGCCGAGCGGGTCAACATCTCCGCGCTCACCGGGCGCGCCGTGCGCAAGCTCGCGCCCGCCCTGCGCACCGCCCTGACCTCGTGGGACACCCGCGTGCCCACCGGACGGCTGAACTCCTGGCTGAACGACCTCATCCAGGCCACCCCGCCGCCGGTGCGCGGCGGCAAGCAGCCCAAGGTGCTGTTCGCGACCCAGGCGGGCACGAGGCCGCCGACGTTCGTCCTGTTCACCACCGGTTTCCTGGAGGCGGGCTACCGGCGGTTCATCGAGCGCAGGCTGCGCGAGGAGTTCGGCTTCGAGGGGAGCCCCGTGCGGATCTCGGTCCGGGTGCGGGAGAAGCGCCCGAAGAAGTGA
- a CDS encoding DUF1015 family protein yields the protein MTDRVRAVRRGWVVRDGVPGPDVDEFAEPERVVEALAAARDGTLLAVQHPHRTPAALAAGLGLLDALPGARADLARLCRTAYRPVSDVVAPYRVDGPDGTAHGLLCLVDPAAVGHTEEVYPDVVAERAAVLAGLGCVTSAALLVPVPADAAGRREPADAVGRPVAGDAVGRRVVGDAAGWPGRAVVEVEPSELTRLVAEVDEEPAVSVVDPGGRRHELWLVGPGDRQDALLAAAGAHPLMVADGNHRVAAAAAAGLTGLLALVAAGPDLRVGPIHRALVGTGLTLDALAAAWRGRGLRVDAVDGSARPSPGVVVAVSGARALRVALPSTGVDHASVESDLLAALGLDPEGPHVRPVTGGAPPAADALLLIAPVPVADVLSVHAAGGRMPRKSTYFTPKPRSGLLLAEPG from the coding sequence ATGACTGATCGGGTACGGGCGGTGCGCAGGGGCTGGGTGGTCCGCGACGGGGTGCCGGGGCCGGACGTGGACGAGTTCGCCGAGCCCGAGCGGGTCGTCGAGGCGCTGGCCGCCGCGCGCGACGGCACGCTGCTCGCGGTCCAGCACCCGCACCGCACGCCGGCCGCGCTCGCCGCCGGGCTGGGCCTGCTCGACGCGTTACCGGGGGCGCGCGCCGACCTGGCCCGCCTGTGCCGCACGGCGTACCGGCCGGTGTCGGACGTCGTCGCGCCCTACCGCGTGGACGGACCGGACGGCACGGCGCACGGCCTGCTGTGCCTGGTCGACCCGGCGGCCGTCGGGCACACCGAGGAGGTCTACCCGGACGTCGTGGCCGAACGCGCCGCCGTGCTGGCCGGGCTGGGCTGCGTGACCAGCGCCGCGTTGCTGGTGCCGGTGCCGGCCGACGCCGCCGGGCGGCGGGAGCCCGCTGACGCCGTGGGGCGGCCGGTGGCGGGCGACGCCGTGGGGCGGCGGGTGGTCGGCGACGCCGCCGGGTGGCCGGGGCGGGCCGTCGTCGAGGTTGAGCCGTCCGAGCTGACCAGGCTCGTGGCGGAGGTGGACGAGGAGCCCGCCGTGTCGGTGGTCGACCCCGGCGGGCGGCGGCACGAGCTGTGGCTGGTGGGCCCCGGCGACCGCCAGGACGCCCTGCTGGCCGCCGCCGGCGCGCACCCGCTGATGGTCGCGGACGGCAACCACCGGGTGGCGGCAGCGGCGGCGGCCGGGCTGACCGGCCTGCTGGCGCTGGTCGCGGCCGGACCGGACCTGCGCGTCGGGCCGATCCACCGCGCCCTGGTCGGCACCGGGCTGACCCTGGACGCGCTGGCGGCGGCGTGGCGCGGGCGCGGGCTGCGGGTGGACGCCGTCGACGGGTCCGCGCGGCCGTCGCCCGGCGTGGTGGTGGCGGTGTCCGGCGCGCGGGCGCTGCGCGTGGCGCTGCCGTCCACCGGCGTCGACCACGCGTCCGTCGAGTCCGACCTGCTGGCGGCGCTGGGCCTGGACCCGGAGGGCCCGCACGTGCGGCCGGTGACCGGCGGCGCGCCGCCGGCCGCGGACGCGCTGCTGCTCATCGCGCCCGTCCCGGTGGCCGACGTGCTGTCGGTGCACGCGGCGGGCGGTCGGATGCCGCGCAAGAGCACCTACTTCACCCCCAAGCCGCGGAGCGGCCTGCTGCTGGCCGAGCCCGGCTGA
- a CDS encoding lysophospholipid acyltransferase family protein, whose protein sequence is MSGQLPEGALPWLLDFGRWFARVPFAWAFRVRVAGRSNLPPTGPVVVVANHSSMVDGPVLFGVLPRRVVFLIKQEMFRGPAGWGLRRIGQLAVRRGVPDRAPLVAAQKVLRAGGVVGVFPEGTRGAGDVAQAQQGAAWLARSTGAVVVPVACRGTRRPAGARRRFRPVVDVLVGEPFEVPGDKGRQALEKATEQVRDRLATLVAELDSKRSVSGEAG, encoded by the coding sequence GTGAGCGGGCAGCTGCCCGAGGGCGCGCTGCCCTGGCTGCTGGACTTCGGCCGGTGGTTCGCCCGCGTCCCGTTCGCGTGGGCGTTCCGGGTGCGCGTGGCCGGGCGGTCCAACCTGCCGCCCACCGGTCCGGTCGTGGTGGTCGCCAACCACAGCTCGATGGTGGACGGACCCGTCCTGTTCGGCGTCCTGCCGCGCCGGGTGGTGTTCCTGATCAAGCAGGAGATGTTCCGCGGCCCCGCCGGGTGGGGCCTGCGGCGGATCGGCCAGCTCGCCGTGCGGCGCGGCGTGCCCGACCGCGCGCCGCTGGTGGCGGCTCAGAAGGTGCTCCGCGCGGGCGGCGTCGTCGGCGTGTTCCCCGAGGGCACGCGCGGCGCGGGTGACGTGGCGCAGGCGCAGCAGGGCGCGGCGTGGCTGGCCCGCTCGACCGGTGCGGTCGTGGTGCCGGTCGCGTGCCGCGGCACCCGGCGCCCCGCCGGTGCCCGGCGCCGGTTCCGGCCCGTGGTGGACGTGCTGGTCGGCGAGCCGTTCGAGGTGCCCGGCGACAAGGGCAGGCAGGCGCTGGAGAAGGCGACCGAGCAGGTCCGCGACCGCTTGGCCACGCTGGTGGCCGAGCTCGACAGCAAGCGAAGCGTGAGTGGAGAAGCAGGATGA
- a CDS encoding sensor histidine kinase, which yields MVIVLEVLAVAVPAAMVLLADVAPYAWSIPTALAACALLPVRRWWPCAAVLACLPALAGGLGWPPTVVALYRVGRTSSVRVMVVSAAVTTAFPATVVVATQHLTVGGVLLTYAFSLFMSGAPTALGALITTRQKLTESLAEASRAREAELEAREAGARASERARIAREIHDAVGHHATLIAVESAALAATTDSPEVRRTARRLRGLAKDALAEMRAALGLLNTEPAQGHEDIPHLVDRARAAGLTIRLDDKVDHLPPSISRAAFRVVQEALTNVTKHAPGAAVQVRLSKADGRVKVSVVNGRPLHPSTAEPGGSGLHGLSERIRLVGGTLTTTPRADGSWELEADLPSGPSKVDAGDSTSGGSAHNAANA from the coding sequence GTGGTGATCGTGCTGGAGGTGCTGGCCGTCGCGGTGCCCGCCGCGATGGTGCTGCTGGCCGACGTCGCCCCGTACGCGTGGTCCATCCCGACGGCGCTGGCGGCGTGCGCGCTGCTGCCCGTGCGCCGGTGGTGGCCGTGCGCCGCGGTGCTCGCCTGCCTGCCCGCGCTGGCGGGCGGCCTGGGCTGGCCGCCGACCGTCGTGGCGCTCTACCGCGTCGGCCGGACGTCGTCCGTGCGGGTCATGGTCGTGAGCGCGGCGGTGACCACGGCGTTCCCGGCGACGGTCGTCGTGGCGACCCAGCACCTGACCGTGGGCGGCGTGCTGCTCACGTACGCGTTCAGCTTGTTCATGTCCGGGGCGCCCACGGCGCTGGGCGCGCTCATCACGACCCGGCAGAAGCTGACCGAGAGCCTCGCGGAGGCGTCACGGGCGCGGGAGGCGGAGCTGGAGGCGCGGGAGGCCGGCGCGCGGGCGTCGGAACGGGCGAGGATCGCGCGCGAGATCCACGACGCCGTCGGCCACCACGCCACGCTCATCGCGGTGGAGTCGGCGGCCCTGGCGGCGACCACGGACTCGCCCGAGGTGCGGCGGACCGCGCGGCGGCTGCGCGGCCTGGCGAAGGACGCGCTGGCGGAGATGCGAGCGGCCCTCGGCCTGCTCAACACGGAACCGGCCCAGGGCCACGAGGACATACCGCACCTGGTGGACCGGGCAAGGGCCGCCGGCCTGACCATCCGCTTGGACGACAAGGTCGACCACCTGCCGCCGTCCATCAGCCGCGCGGCATTCCGCGTGGTGCAGGAAGCCCTGACCAACGTGACCAAACACGCGCCCGGCGCGGCCGTCCAGGTGCGACTGTCGAAAGCGGACGGAAGGGTCAAGGTCTCGGTGGTCAACGGCCGGCCACTCCACCCGTCGACCGCCGAGCCGGGCGGCAGCGGCCTCCACGGCCTCTCCGAACGCATCCGCCTGGTGGGCGGGACCCTCACCACCACGCCGCGGGCGGACGGCAGCTGGGAGCTGGAAGCCGACCTACCCTCCGGTCCGTCGAAAGTTGACGCAGGTGACTCGACTTCAGGCGGTAGTGCGCACAACGCGGCGAACGCATAG
- a CDS encoding mechanosensitive ion channel family protein: protein MNALLAVQSAQAQGIGEATGDALRSVVTFLPKLVGFLVVLLIGWIVARLLRTAVHKVLDRVHFDRAVQRGGIGAAMARSKFDASGLVAQIVYYGILLIALQIAFGLFGSNPVSNLLTEIVAWLPRAIVAIVIVVVATAIASAVRDLVGRALGGLSYGRTVANVVSWFIIGLGVIAALNQIGVATAVTLPILITILATAGGIAVVGVGGGLVRPMQQRWEGWLSRAEDEVPQAKAQAEAYQRGREDVRRTQEAPTQHVRPVSETPAHAATMPTPPVGNPVQPQPNPGQRPPQ, encoded by the coding sequence ATGAATGCCCTGCTCGCCGTGCAATCGGCGCAGGCTCAAGGCATCGGTGAGGCGACCGGCGACGCCTTGCGGTCCGTGGTGACGTTCCTGCCGAAACTCGTCGGTTTCCTCGTCGTGCTGCTCATCGGGTGGATCGTCGCCCGCCTGCTGCGCACGGCCGTCCACAAGGTGCTGGACCGCGTGCACTTCGACCGCGCGGTGCAGCGCGGCGGCATCGGCGCGGCCATGGCGCGGTCGAAGTTCGACGCGTCCGGGCTCGTCGCCCAGATCGTGTACTACGGCATCCTGCTGATCGCGCTCCAGATCGCGTTCGGGCTGTTCGGGTCGAACCCGGTGAGCAACCTGCTCACCGAGATCGTGGCCTGGCTGCCGCGGGCGATCGTCGCCATCGTCATCGTGGTCGTGGCCACGGCCATCGCGAGCGCGGTGCGAGACCTCGTGGGACGTGCGCTCGGGGGCCTGTCCTACGGTCGCACGGTCGCGAACGTGGTGTCCTGGTTCATCATCGGTCTGGGCGTCATCGCCGCGCTCAACCAGATCGGTGTCGCCACCGCGGTCACCCTGCCGATCCTGATCACCATCCTCGCCACCGCGGGCGGTATCGCCGTCGTCGGCGTCGGCGGTGGCCTGGTGCGGCCGATGCAGCAGCGCTGGGAGGGCTGGCTGTCGCGCGCGGAGGACGAGGTGCCGCAGGCGAAGGCCCAGGCCGAGGCGTACCAGCGCGGCCGTGAGGACGTGCGGCGCACCCAGGAGGCGCCCACACAGCACGTGCGCCCGGTGTCCGAGACGCCCGCGCACGCCGCCACCATGCCAACTCCGCCGGTCGGGAACCCGGTTCAGCCCCAACCGAACCCCGGCCAACGTCCGCCGCAGTAG
- a CDS encoding DUF6401 family natural product biosynthesis protein → MSGWRDMSARRFLDRLGGEVGMAAVLPVGVLAAVDQHSAAVRDILAYGAPTAAAVVLLAGYAKGVLDEAAAHGWSLPPVVEWPRADWTTLRLAAVCALARDADVPALEA, encoded by the coding sequence GTGAGCGGATGGCGGGACATGTCCGCCCGCCGGTTCCTGGACCGGCTCGGTGGCGAAGTGGGAATGGCGGCGGTACTGCCCGTGGGTGTGCTCGCGGCGGTGGACCAGCACTCGGCGGCGGTGCGCGACATCCTCGCGTACGGCGCGCCGACGGCCGCGGCGGTCGTCCTCCTGGCGGGTTACGCCAAGGGCGTGCTGGACGAGGCGGCGGCGCACGGCTGGAGCCTGCCGCCGGTGGTCGAGTGGCCGCGCGCGGACTGGACGACGCTCAGGCTCGCGGCCGTGTGCGCCCTGGCGCGCGACGCCGACGTGCCGGCGCTGGAGGCGTGA
- a CDS encoding cation:proton antiporter: MHDTAIALVQLGAVFFGLGLLGKMAWRIGISPIPLYLIGGLAFGQGGLVPLHGIEDFSHISSEIGVILLLLLLGLEYSAAELMTGLKRSWTAGLVDIVLNAAPGAIAALVLGWGPVGALAMAGVTYISSSGIIAKVLGDLGRLGNRETPVVLSVLVFEDLAMAVYLPILTAVLAGVSFLGGLSAVGISLAAITVVLVVALKFGRYVSAVVDSPDPEVFLLKLLGAALLVAGVASQLQVSAAVGAFLLGIAISGSTAENATRMLEPLRDLFAAMFFVVFGLNTDPASIPPVLGLAVALAVATTLTKVATGWWAARRQGIGRLGRARAGAALVARGEFSIVIASLTVASGAVDGQLAALATAYVLLMAVLGPVAARVVEPLARLVRKRGAEPVAA; this comes from the coding sequence TTGCACGACACAGCGATCGCCCTGGTCCAACTCGGCGCCGTGTTCTTCGGCCTCGGCCTGCTCGGCAAGATGGCGTGGCGGATCGGCATCTCGCCGATCCCGCTCTACCTGATCGGCGGCCTCGCCTTCGGGCAGGGCGGCCTGGTACCCCTGCACGGCATCGAGGACTTCTCGCACATCTCCAGCGAGATCGGCGTCATCCTCCTGCTGCTCCTGCTCGGCCTGGAGTACTCGGCCGCCGAGCTGATGACCGGCCTCAAGCGGTCCTGGACGGCCGGCCTGGTCGACATCGTCCTCAACGCCGCGCCCGGCGCGATCGCCGCGCTCGTCCTGGGCTGGGGCCCGGTGGGCGCGCTCGCGATGGCGGGCGTCACCTACATCTCGTCGTCCGGGATCATCGCCAAGGTGCTGGGCGACCTGGGCCGGCTGGGCAACCGGGAGACCCCGGTGGTGCTGTCGGTGCTGGTCTTCGAGGACCTCGCGATGGCGGTCTACCTGCCCATCCTGACCGCCGTGCTGGCGGGCGTGAGCTTCCTGGGCGGGCTGAGCGCGGTCGGCATCTCGCTGGCGGCGATCACCGTCGTGCTGGTCGTGGCGCTGAAGTTCGGCCGGTACGTGTCGGCCGTGGTGGACAGCCCCGACCCCGAGGTGTTCCTGCTCAAGCTGCTCGGTGCGGCGCTGCTGGTGGCGGGCGTCGCCTCGCAGTTGCAGGTGTCGGCGGCGGTGGGTGCGTTCCTGCTCGGCATCGCGATCTCCGGGTCCACCGCGGAGAACGCGACGCGGATGCTGGAACCGCTGCGGGACCTGTTCGCGGCGATGTTCTTCGTCGTGTTCGGGTTGAACACCGATCCCGCCTCCATCCCGCCCGTGCTGGGGTTGGCGGTCGCGCTCGCGGTGGCCACGACGCTGACCAAGGTGGCGACCGGGTGGTGGGCCGCGCGGCGGCAGGGCATCGGAAGGCTGGGCCGGGCGCGGGCGGGCGCGGCGCTGGTGGCGCGCGGCGAGTTCTCCATCGTCATCGCGAGCCTCACGGTGGCCTCCGGCGCGGTGGACGGGCAGCTGGCCGCCCTGGCCACGGCCTACGTGCTGCTGATGGCGGTGCTCGGGCCGGTCGCGGCGCGGGTCGTCGAACCGCTCGCGCGGCTGGTCCGCAAGCGCGGCGCGGAGCCCGTCGCGGCCTGA
- a CDS encoding S8 family serine peptidase produces MPEETTTTTGRYLVLLEDNSAAAGAREMNRVAGINAAGAVESVTPADLEASDGIIFQDLGVAVVNAAPDQVNRLARAVDEPGPISVVEPERIVRALATPVQGETGAAQVDESVFTWGLQAVGATLSSASGAGIRLAVLDTGFTVDHPDFAGRTVLTNSFIKGETVDDAHGHGTHCIGSAAGPREPASGGPGYGVAYEAEIYAGKVLSNAGFGDDGGILNGIAWAVANGCAVVSMSLGAAVKPGTPHSQIFEQAAQRALARNTLIIAAAGNESQRPAKVAPVGHPANCPSIMSVGAIDVDRATARFSCGTVDTVGQVDVAGPGVDVHSCWNGTTPDTRHKRIQGTSMATPHVAGIAALLAQQHNARGWELWARLMQSARRLGLPSTDVGAGLVQAP; encoded by the coding sequence ATGCCCGAGGAAACCACCACCACGACCGGCCGCTACCTGGTGCTCTTAGAGGACAACTCGGCCGCCGCCGGCGCGCGCGAGATGAACCGCGTCGCCGGCATCAACGCCGCCGGCGCCGTCGAGTCGGTGACGCCCGCCGACCTGGAGGCGTCCGACGGGATCATCTTCCAGGACCTCGGCGTGGCCGTGGTCAACGCCGCGCCCGACCAGGTCAACCGCCTCGCGCGGGCGGTCGACGAGCCGGGCCCGATCTCCGTGGTCGAACCCGAGCGGATCGTGCGGGCGCTCGCCACGCCCGTGCAGGGCGAGACCGGTGCGGCGCAGGTCGACGAGAGCGTGTTCACCTGGGGCCTCCAGGCCGTCGGCGCCACGCTCAGCTCCGCGTCCGGCGCGGGCATCCGGCTCGCCGTCCTGGACACCGGCTTCACCGTCGACCACCCGGACTTCGCCGGCCGCACGGTGCTCACGAACTCGTTCATCAAGGGCGAGACCGTGGACGACGCGCACGGCCACGGCACGCACTGCATCGGGTCCGCGGCCGGTCCCCGCGAGCCCGCCTCCGGCGGTCCCGGCTACGGCGTCGCCTACGAGGCCGAGATCTACGCGGGCAAGGTGCTGTCCAACGCCGGTTTCGGCGACGACGGCGGCATCCTCAACGGCATCGCCTGGGCGGTCGCCAACGGCTGCGCCGTGGTGTCGATGTCGCTGGGCGCGGCGGTCAAGCCGGGCACGCCGCACTCGCAGATCTTCGAGCAGGCCGCGCAGCGCGCCCTGGCCAGGAACACGCTGATCATCGCGGCGGCGGGCAACGAGAGCCAACGGCCGGCCAAGGTCGCGCCGGTCGGCCACCCGGCCAACTGCCCGTCGATCATGTCCGTCGGCGCGATCGACGTCGACCGGGCCACCGCGCGCTTCTCGTGCGGCACGGTCGACACCGTCGGCCAGGTCGACGTGGCCGGGCCCGGCGTCGACGTGCACTCCTGCTGGAACGGCACGACGCCCGACACCAGGCACAAGCGCATCCAGGGCACCAGCATGGCGACACCGCACGTGGCGGGCATCGCGGCGCTGCTGGCCCAGCAGCACAACGCGCGCGGCTGGGAGCTGTGGGCGCGGCTGATGCAGTCCGCGCGCCGACTGGGGTTGCCTTCCACGGATGTCGGTGCAGGATTGGTGCAGGCACCCTGA
- a CDS encoding response regulator, which produces MRLPDVVPVRLVLADDEALLRRGLRVLLEADGRVRVVAEAADGAALLEAVRRQRPDVALVDVQMPGMDGLSALRALLAWTDPPAVAVLTTFDLDDYVATALELGAQGFLLKDAEPEALVRAVVDLAAGGAVLDPRITARLLPRLRAAGRLRENPQLNTLSAREKQVLARIANGQSNSTIAAGLGLSEATVKSYVSTVLTKLGVENRVQAALVAHQVGGAW; this is translated from the coding sequence ATGCGGTTGCCTGACGTCGTGCCGGTGCGATTGGTCCTCGCGGACGACGAGGCGCTGCTGCGGCGGGGGCTGCGGGTGCTGCTGGAGGCCGACGGCCGCGTGCGGGTCGTCGCGGAGGCGGCGGACGGCGCGGCCCTGCTGGAGGCGGTGCGCCGCCAGCGGCCCGACGTGGCGCTGGTCGACGTCCAGATGCCGGGGATGGACGGGCTGTCGGCGCTGCGCGCGCTGCTGGCGTGGACCGACCCGCCCGCCGTGGCGGTGCTGACGACGTTCGACCTCGACGACTACGTGGCGACCGCGCTCGAACTGGGCGCGCAGGGCTTCCTGCTCAAGGACGCCGAACCCGAGGCGCTGGTCCGGGCCGTCGTCGACCTGGCGGCGGGCGGCGCGGTGCTGGACCCGAGGATCACCGCCCGCCTGCTGCCGAGGCTGCGCGCCGCGGGGCGGCTGCGGGAGAACCCGCAGCTCAACACGTTGAGCGCGCGGGAGAAGCAGGTGCTGGCGCGGATCGCGAACGGGCAGTCGAACAGCACCATCGCGGCCGGCCTCGGCTTGAGCGAGGCGACGGTGAAGAGTTACGTGTCCACCGTGCTGACGAAGCTCGGCGTGGAGAACCGCGTGCAGGCGGCGCTGGTGGCGCACCAGGTCGGTGGCGCGTGGTGA
- the cmk gene encoding (d)CMP kinase, with protein MAHGELRGVVALDGPSGTGKSSAARRLAASLGARYLDTGAMYRAVTLAVLRAGVDPTDAEGVAAVARAAGLAQGDDPEHSTTTLAGVDVGADIRGPEVTCAVSPVSAVPSVRELLVAHQRAIIAAALEQAGGIVVEGRDIGTVVVPDAALKVYLTADAEARAQRRAKQDSDSGRAATVDATLADVRRRDAYDSTRAVSPLRPAEDAVELDTTSLDLAGTLAALLELVERRGLRVVAVGG; from the coding sequence GTGGCACACGGTGAGCTGCGTGGCGTGGTGGCCCTCGACGGGCCGTCCGGCACCGGCAAGTCCTCCGCCGCGCGCCGACTGGCGGCCTCGCTCGGCGCGCGCTACCTGGACACGGGCGCCATGTACCGCGCGGTCACGCTGGCCGTGCTGCGCGCGGGCGTCGACCCGACCGACGCGGAGGGCGTCGCCGCGGTCGCCCGCGCCGCCGGGCTGGCGCAGGGCGACGACCCGGAGCACTCGACCACGACCCTGGCCGGCGTGGACGTCGGCGCGGACATCCGCGGCCCCGAGGTGACCTGCGCGGTGTCCCCGGTGTCGGCCGTGCCGTCGGTGCGCGAGCTGCTGGTGGCGCACCAGCGCGCGATCATCGCCGCGGCCCTGGAGCAGGCGGGCGGCATCGTCGTCGAGGGCCGGGACATCGGCACGGTCGTCGTGCCGGACGCCGCGCTGAAGGTCTACCTGACCGCCGACGCGGAGGCCCGCGCGCAGCGGCGCGCCAAGCAGGACAGCGACTCCGGCCGCGCGGCCACGGTCGACGCGACGCTGGCGGACGTGCGGCGGCGCGACGCCTACGACTCGACGCGCGCCGTGTCGCCGCTGCGGCCCGCCGAGGACGCCGTCGAGCTGGACACCACGTCCCTCGACCTCGCCGGCACCCTCGCCGCCCTGCTGGAGCTGGTCGAGCGGCGCGGGCTGCGCGTGGTGGCGGTGGGTGGGTGA
- a CDS encoding cation:proton antiporter regulatory subunit has translation MNVEVTPLPGIGTRQDFMIRAGRRIGVITHRDGKFELIVSRKDDPDDCSASIALSPAEAGTLAGLLGAPQLVAHLEEQHRDVAGISTRQFPIVPGSRFDGRTLGETELRSRTGASIVAVVRAGSVHPSPRPDFLFEGGDLVVVVGTADGLAKTTEILGG, from the coding sequence ATGAACGTCGAGGTCACGCCCCTGCCAGGCATCGGCACCCGTCAGGACTTCATGATCCGCGCGGGTCGCCGCATCGGGGTCATCACCCACCGCGACGGCAAGTTCGAGCTGATCGTGTCCCGCAAGGACGACCCGGACGACTGCTCGGCCTCCATCGCGCTCAGCCCGGCCGAGGCGGGGACGCTGGCGGGCCTCCTCGGCGCGCCGCAGCTGGTGGCCCACCTGGAGGAGCAGCACCGCGACGTGGCGGGCATCTCGACCAGGCAGTTCCCCATCGTCCCCGGTTCCCGGTTCGACGGCCGCACGCTGGGCGAGACCGAGCTGCGCAGCCGCACCGGCGCGTCCATCGTGGCCGTGGTGCGCGCCGGCTCGGTGCACCCGTCGCCGCGCCCGGACTTCCTGTTCGAGGGCGGTGACCTCGTGGTCGTCGTCGGCACGGCGGACGGCTTGGCCAAGACGACAGAGATCCTGGGCGGCTGA